One window of the Lytechinus variegatus isolate NC3 chromosome 3, Lvar_3.0, whole genome shotgun sequence genome contains the following:
- the LOC121410832 gene encoding long-chain specific acyl-CoA dehydrogenase, mitochondrial-like codes for MSHSILSVCWRALLAKMLRQLTKLSVARGCFQRNDGLKVLSQHHRQRRHQSSRPCPGQAETMMDIGTRAIFGEEHDMFRTSARRFFQEEVAPNQDRYEKQRHVDREIWEKMGAAGLLGVAIPADKGGVGGDLLMTAITWEEQAYVNGAGTSFPLHSDIVMPYIEEYGTQEQIEKFLPDMAAGKKIGAIAMTEPSAGSDLQGIKTIAKKDGDDYILNGSKVFITNGFLSDVVIVVAITDLSAQKKAHGIGLFLVEEGMPGFTKGRPLEKVGQKAVDTCELFFEDVRLPKSALLGKENQGFYCLMNQLPRERLIVAVGCQAHAEFMFEETRNYVRQRKAFGKTLSNLQVIQHKLAELKTLICVSRSFVDDCLELGNNGKLDTYTASMAKYWTSDVANKVATECLQLHGGWGYMWEYPIARAFCDTRVNSIYAGSNEIMKELIYRPIVASQ; via the exons ATGAGCCATTCGATTTTGAGCGTTTGTTGGAGAGCCTTACTTGCGAAAATGTTGCGTCAACTCACAAAGTTGTCTGTCGCCCGAGGATGTTTCCAGAGGAACGATGGTCTAAAGGTTCTTTCCCAACATCATCGCCAAAG ACGGCACCAGAGTTCAAGACCATGCCCGGGCCAAGCAGAAACCATGATGGATATTGGTACCAGAGCTATCTTTGGTGAGGAGCATGACATGTTCCGGACAAGTGCACGTAGGTTCTTCCAGGAAGAGGTAGCACCCAATCAGGATAG GTATGAGAAGCAGAGACACGTTGATAGGGAGATTTGGGAGAAGATGGGCGCCGCTGGCTTGCTAGGTGTTGCCATTCCAGCAGATAAGGGTGGGGTTGGTGGAGATCTTCTTATGACTGCAATCACATGGGAGGAGCA AGCCTATGTGAATGGAGCTGGCACATCATTTCCTCTACACAGTGACATTGTTATGCCATACATTGAAGAGTATGGTACCCAGGAGCAGATTGAGAAGTTTCTTCCAGATATGGCAGCAGGAAAGAAAATTGGGGCTATTGCTATGACAGAACCAAGTGCAGGAAG TGACTTACAGGGAATCAAAACCATTGCAAAGAAGGATGGAGATGACTATATCCTCAATGGAAGTAAG GTTTTCATCACAAATGGTTTCCTGTCTGATGTGGTTATTGTGGTGGCAATCACAGACCTGAGTGCTCAGAAGAAGGCCCATGGAATTGGCTTGTTCTTGGTCGAGGAGGGCATGCCAGGATTCACAAAGGGTAGGCCCTTGGAGAAAGTTGGACAAAAGGCTGTG GACACCTGTGAGCTTTTCTTTGAGGATGTCCGTTTGCCAAAGTCTGCTCTGTTGGGAAAGGAAAATCAAGGATTCTACTGCCTCATGAATCAGTTGCCCAGAGAACGGCTTATTGTAGCTGTAGGATGCCAGGCCCATGCCGAATTCATGTTTGAAGAGACCAGGAATTACGTCCGGCAGCGCAAGGCATTTGGCAAAACGCTTTCAAATCTCCAA GTAATCCAACATAAGCTTGCAGAATTGAAGACTTTGATATGTGTGAGTAGGAGCTTTGTAGATGATTGTTTGGAGTTAGGGAACAATGGAAAGTTGGACACCTACACTGCTTCCATGGCTAAATACTG GACTTCTGATGTCGCCAACAAAGTAGCGACAGAATGCCTTCAGCTTCATGGGGGCTGGGGATACATGTGGGAGTACCCCATTGCTAGGGCTTTTTGTGACACCAGAGTTAACTCAATCTATGCTGGCAGCAACGAGATCATGAAGGAACTCATCTACCGGCCTATTGTAGCTTCTCAGTAA